The following are encoded in a window of Caldicellulosiruptor danielii genomic DNA:
- a CDS encoding cytochrome c biogenesis CcdA family protein, translating into MKIDILAAVTAGFLSFFSPCILPLIPVYVLYIFSQKGSRLKNSLLFVLGFSIVFVVLGIAASAVGSVFSGYSFVLKKIAAIIIVLMGLVMLELSPDFLKRLFIPIHGNGNLDIDASPLILGMVLSISWTPCVGPVLTSILSMAAISGMFLKGAMLLFIYSIGFAVPFLVSSFLIDRLKTFFGMLNRYSRAIEYFTGVLLIAFGMLAFFDKINFFR; encoded by the coding sequence TGCCGCTTATTCCTGTGTATGTCCTATATATTTTTTCTCAAAAGGGTAGCAGATTAAAAAATAGCCTTTTGTTTGTTCTGGGATTTTCAATTGTCTTTGTTGTACTTGGAATTGCGGCAAGTGCGGTAGGAAGTGTTTTTTCTGGGTACAGTTTTGTGCTGAAGAAGATAGCAGCAATAATTATTGTTTTGATGGGTCTGGTGATGCTTGAGCTATCACCAGATTTTTTAAAAAGACTTTTTATACCTATACATGGTAATGGTAATTTGGATATTGATGCTTCACCGCTAATTTTGGGAATGGTTTTAAGTATAAGCTGGACACCCTGTGTAGGGCCAGTTTTGACCTCTATTTTGAGTATGGCGGCTATTTCTGGGATGTTTCTAAAAGGAGCGATGCTGCTTTTTATCTATTCGATAGGATTTGCCGTGCCATTTTTAGTCTCAAGTTTTTTAATAGACAGGCTCAAAACTTTTTTTGGTATGTTGAATAGGTACAGCAGGGCAATAGAGTATTTTACAGGAGTGCTTTTGATTGCATTTGGCATGCTTGCGTTTTTTGACAAGATAAATTTCTTCAGATAG
- a CDS encoding TlpA family protein disulfide reductase produces the protein MLNNRIKSVIFILISAILTGLLVYQIMSRSKENVDLKSAVNFKLVSVDGKEYSISDFKGRKVLLNFFATWCPPCRAEIPDFERFHRENKDVVLLGINIQEDKETVKEFLNSMGVTYPVLLDRDGNVSAQFGIEGIPTTFLLDENGRIVAKNVGMMTYEQLKKFAGK, from the coding sequence ATGTTGAATAATAGAATCAAAAGTGTTATCTTTATATTGATAAGCGCCATTTTGACTGGGCTCTTGGTATACCAGATTATGTCGCGCTCAAAAGAGAATGTAGATTTGAAAAGCGCAGTTAATTTCAAGCTTGTATCGGTGGATGGTAAAGAATATTCAATATCAGATTTTAAAGGCAGAAAGGTTTTGCTCAACTTTTTTGCAACATGGTGTCCACCCTGCAGGGCTGAGATACCCGATTTTGAAAGATTCCATCGCGAAAACAAGGATGTTGTTTTACTTGGCATTAACATTCAAGAGGATAAAGAAACGGTAAAAGAGTTTTTAAATTCAATGGGGGTTACATACCCCGTACTTCTTGACAGGGATGGGAATGTTTCTGCACAGTTTGGGATTGAAGGAATACCTACAACCTTTTTGCTGGACGAAAATGGCAGAATAGTTGCAAAAAACGTTGGTATGATGACTTATGAGCAACTTAAAAAATTTGCTGGAAAGTAA